In Candidatus Neomarinimicrobiota bacterium, one DNA window encodes the following:
- the rplU gene encoding 50S ribosomal protein L21 yields MYAIIQIAGKQFKVKPGMVLNVPTLDIEPGKKVNVERVLAYSDGKNLEVGTPELDNVAIDGTVITHGRAKKIIVFKKKRRKGYQKKQGHRQGFTQIKVEGIAPAKPAAKKKVAKADAEVIAEKKPVEKKATAAKKPAAKKAPAAKKPAVKKAAAKPAAEKADKGE; encoded by the coding sequence ATGTACGCGATTATTCAAATTGCAGGGAAACAGTTCAAGGTGAAACCTGGCATGGTCCTGAACGTTCCGACTCTCGATATTGAACCTGGTAAAAAGGTTAATGTCGAGCGCGTATTGGCTTACTCTGACGGAAAAAATCTTGAAGTCGGCACTCCAGAACTGGACAATGTCGCCATCGATGGAACAGTCATTACTCATGGCCGCGCCAAAAAGATCATCGTTTTCAAAAAGAAACGCCGTAAGGGATACCAGAAGAAACAAGGACATCGCCAGGGTTTTACACAGATCAAAGTGGAAGGTATTGCACCAGCAAAACCAGCCGCCAAGAAAAAAGTAGCCAAGGCCGATGCTGAAGTAATAGCTGAGAAAAAGCCTGTTGAAAAAAAGGCTACAGCCGCCAAAAAGCCCGCAGCCAAGAAAGCACCCGCTGCGAAAAAACCAGCCGTTAAAAAGGCTGCAGCTAAACCGGCCGCTGAAAAAGCTGATAAAGGAGAGTAA
- a CDS encoding lamin tail domain-containing protein translates to MKKLVIILLLVSANTNAIQANTLIAPDDSLIAYDGVFYVDRHSNVAIFHRITEAVINDPGSDFIAETARTQAGIIIRFRTSSNMIIASFVEMGGESRGMDFGVYQDGVWYDNFTTNTFEITSNNSSQLTTYEIVLPSFHNVGFTGLELDDNQALEEIIPVDKPRYVAIGNSVSHGVGQGLASYRTFPFILAEQAGWELFNLAISAARISPPIGGMFPDTDIDVITIFQGYNDWNRIHDLDQFIANYQEQINNIRESHATTTIYCITPFTTKTVGVMGSFYSMGDYQQAIRNIIDLYQANGDTNIFLIEGSHLIAHNDLADYVHLNIGGASRVAGRLYDIMSDQEAYMPPPQEIVINEILCDPDITVGWGDANGDGIRDAWQDEFIELLNISDYPVNLTGWEIGDDEDINFQFPNSYLLYPDEFVVIFGGGDVSTVIGYDANPLLTKVFSAGGFVGNGLYNSRDYLIVKSDDGLHDIYLAYGAVDNVTMPVSAVVDNITWEFYNSTAAIPDNDNSLTRSPDGNNSIEDPFVEHLTLSEAHFSPGTTVDGQEMVGIDKSRMALTPTKTQLYPNFPNPFNPQTTIRYELSETAPIEITIYDIKGQKINSLIHGEQPPGVYNIQWSGKTDLGKQVSTGVYFAHFKTKDASQIIKMTYLK, encoded by the coding sequence ATGAAAAAGTTAGTTATTATTTTGCTTTTAGTCAGTGCCAATACCAACGCGATTCAAGCAAATACCCTCATTGCTCCAGACGATAGTCTTATTGCTTATGATGGAGTCTTCTATGTTGACCGCCATTCCAATGTGGCTATTTTTCATAGAATAACTGAAGCTGTGATCAATGATCCGGGTAGCGATTTTATTGCTGAAACAGCCCGCACTCAAGCAGGCATTATCATCCGATTTCGAACCAGCAGTAACATGATTATTGCCAGTTTTGTAGAAATGGGGGGAGAAAGTAGGGGGATGGATTTTGGTGTTTATCAGGATGGCGTGTGGTATGACAATTTTACAACAAACACCTTTGAAATAACCTCAAATAATTCTTCACAGCTAACTACTTATGAGATTGTACTCCCCAGCTTTCATAATGTGGGATTCACAGGTCTAGAGCTGGATGACAATCAAGCTCTGGAGGAAATTATTCCGGTTGACAAGCCCCGCTATGTCGCAATTGGAAATTCAGTGTCCCATGGTGTTGGACAGGGTCTGGCAAGTTATCGGACCTTCCCTTTTATTTTGGCAGAGCAGGCTGGTTGGGAGTTATTTAATCTGGCCATTTCTGCGGCCAGGATATCCCCACCCATAGGCGGCATGTTTCCTGATACTGATATTGATGTAATCACCATTTTTCAAGGGTATAATGATTGGAACAGGATTCATGATCTTGATCAGTTTATTGCTAATTATCAGGAGCAGATTAACAATATCCGTGAATCCCACGCAACGACAACTATTTATTGTATTACCCCTTTTACAACCAAAACTGTCGGTGTCATGGGTAGCTTTTATTCCATGGGAGATTATCAACAAGCGATTCGCAATATCATTGATCTTTATCAGGCCAATGGAGACACAAATATTTTTCTTATAGAAGGCTCCCATCTAATTGCCCACAATGATTTGGCTGATTATGTCCATTTAAATATTGGAGGTGCCAGTAGAGTGGCTGGTCGCCTTTATGATATAATGAGTGATCAGGAAGCGTATATGCCTCCGCCCCAGGAAATAGTTATCAATGAAATATTGTGTGATCCAGACATAACCGTCGGGTGGGGTGATGCGAATGGTGATGGAATCCGGGATGCCTGGCAGGATGAGTTTATTGAATTACTAAATATCTCAGATTATCCGGTAAACCTTACCGGTTGGGAGATCGGTGATGATGAAGATATTAACTTTCAATTTCCCAATAGTTATCTGCTCTACCCAGATGAGTTCGTCGTTATTTTTGGTGGAGGTGATGTCTCCACTGTGATTGGGTATGATGCTAATCCGCTGTTAACAAAGGTCTTTTCAGCGGGTGGGTTTGTTGGTAATGGTTTGTACAATAGCAGAGATTATTTGATTGTAAAATCAGATGATGGGTTGCACGATATCTATCTGGCTTATGGCGCAGTGGATAATGTAACGATGCCTGTGAGCGCTGTTGTTGACAATATTACCTGGGAATTTTATAATTCAACGGCGGCGATACCTGACAACGATAATTCACTTACACGTTCTCCAGATGGGAATAACTCCATTGAAGATCCATTTGTTGAGCATCTAACACTTAGCGAGGCTCACTTTTCTCCAGGCACCACGGTTGATGGCCAGGAAATGGTTGGTATAGATAAATCAAGAATGGCTCTCACGCCCACAAAGACTCAACTCTATCCAAATTTCCCCAATCCCTTTAATCCACAGACAACCATTCGTTATGAGTTATCAGAGACCGCTCCAATTGAAATCACAATTTATGATATCAAGGGACAAAAAATCAATAGTCTTATTCATGGGGAGCAGCCACCTGGAGTCTACAATATCCAATGGAGTGGAAAAACTGATTTAGGTAAGCAGGTCAGTACCGGTGTGTACTTTGCGCATTTCAAGACAAAAGACGCATCCCAGATTATAAAGATGACCTATTTAAAATAA
- the rpmA gene encoding 50S ribosomal protein L27: protein MAHKKGVGSSKNGRESHSKRLGTKAYGGEWVSAGSIIIRQRGTAIHPGQNVGIGGDDTLFAKIDGFVTFERKDRTRKQVSIYPEV from the coding sequence ATGGCTCATAAAAAAGGTGTTGGTAGCTCCAAAAACGGTCGCGAGAGTCATTCCAAACGTCTGGGCACAAAAGCCTATGGCGGCGAATGGGTTTCTGCCGGTAGTATCATTATCCGTCAACGCGGTACAGCCATCCACCCCGGCCAGAATGTTGGTATCGGTGGTGATGATACGCTTTTCGCAAAGATTGATGGTTTTGTAACCTTTGAACGAAAAGACCGCACCAGAAAACAGGTAAGCATCTACCCGGAAGTTTAA
- a CDS encoding HDIG domain-containing protein translates to MLSQQQSSALLEEYAKGAIWSKHCFAVAQAALRVGSVLNEFRSIDLEFLWSAALLHDIGRYRTHDPIKHGVEGYHLLTKLGHHQEAFVCASHILFGLDAAEAELAGLPARDFIPNSIEEQLIPLVDFMIEFDEPTTLDERFASLRKRNSNNSYFMDRLDRAEHTAKALLVRLNREIGQSIEGIVASNKDRIDADLN, encoded by the coding sequence ATGCTTTCACAGCAACAATCCAGTGCTCTATTGGAAGAATATGCGAAGGGTGCGATTTGGAGCAAGCACTGCTTTGCTGTTGCCCAGGCTGCTTTGAGGGTGGGCTCAGTTCTAAATGAGTTTCGTTCTATCGATCTGGAATTTCTATGGTCGGCAGCCCTCTTGCATGATATCGGACGCTATCGCACTCATGATCCTATCAAACATGGTGTTGAGGGTTATCATTTACTGACAAAGCTGGGACATCATCAGGAAGCCTTCGTCTGTGCATCCCATATATTATTTGGCTTAGATGCAGCGGAAGCAGAACTAGCAGGACTACCAGCCCGTGATTTCATTCCAAACTCAATTGAAGAACAACTGATCCCCCTGGTGGATTTCATGATTGAATTTGATGAGCCAACCACTTTAGATGAACGATTTGCATCCTTGCGGAAACGTAACAGCAACAATAGTTATTTCATGGATCGGCTTGATCGGGCAGAACATACAGCAAAAGCACTTTTGGTCCGACTGAATCGTGAAATTGGCCAGTCTATTGAAGGTATCGTTGCATCAAACAAAGATCGGATTGATGCTGACCTAAACTAA